A genomic stretch from Doryrhamphus excisus isolate RoL2022-K1 chromosome 23, RoL_Dexc_1.0, whole genome shotgun sequence includes:
- the si:ch211-153b23.5 gene encoding glutamine amidotransferase-like class 1 domain-containing protein 3, mitochondrial, protein MAKRVAVILSGCGVYDGTEIHEASAVLVHLSRAGAKVQMFAPNADQMHVVNHSEGKPTEEKRNILQESARIARGDITDLAKLDVSAFDAVIIPGGFGVAKNLSDWAVNNKNFTIKPIVVKILQDFHKSGKPLALCCISPVLAAKILPGCELTVGQDTECDMWPYAQTACALKEMGCKYVNKDVDQAHVDVKNKLVTTPAFMGNAPIHKVFDGIGVMVQETLKLA, encoded by the exons ATGGCAAAGCGTGTCGCTGTTATTCTCTCGGGCTGTGGCGTGTACGATGGCACAGAGATCCACGAGGCCTCTGCCGTCCTGGTCCATCTGAGTCGAGCCGGAGCCAAA GTACAGATGTTTGCTCCAAATGCAGATCAGATGCATGTTGTCAATCATTCTGAGGGGAAGCCTACAGAGGAGAAGAGAAACATCCTACAGGAGAGCGCCCGCATCGCCAGGGGGGACATTACAGATTTGGCCAAGTTAGATGTTTCAGCTTTTGATGCTGTCATCATCCCTG GTGGTTTCGGTGTAGCAAAAAACCTAAGCGACTGGGCAGTAAACAATAAGAACTTCACCATCAAACCGATTGTGGTGAAGATTCTCCAGGACTTCCACAAATCTGGAAAGCCGCTGGCCTTGTGCTGCATCTCCCCAGTCCTTGCTGCCAAAATCCTGCCCGGTTGTGAGCTCACAGTGGGTCAAGACACCGAGTGTGACAT GTGGCCGTACGCCCAGACAGCCTGCGCCTTAAAGGAGATGGGCTGCAAGTACGTGAATAAAGATGTGGATCAAGCACATGTTGACGTCAAAAATAAACTCGTCACCACACCCGCTTTCATGGGCAATGCCCCCATACATAAAGTTTTTGATGGAATCGGCGTCATGGTTCAAGAAACTCTTAAACTTGCTTAA
- the si:ch211-153b23.4 gene encoding uncharacterized protein si:ch211-153b23.4 isoform X2 yields the protein MAPLHVSVGILGISGGSLLLLVNNYGSTPQKDLIPPTALGVLLLIMAAIVAYAGVCRSLSSSRLFSSLCLTVSALWCGSSLVYILTGQGVLEREDLRSSLVPGLAAFALALFFIGSIALLVRKAVLFIIAINISLACGHQIAGLSAEGFGQSATAANYLLVSLVGGYFGAGRLLSTITHGKVEFPGTGKTKNSDKLETRCKCADAASVGVVMNLLAASVLACPLLGVVPRLFVGHVPWLWTAGVFQIGLCVLFYRAMDPLSATFYGFTAVLRFAEGYSALLSFYSIQPFSPIPFPAVFSILFFILAIFSFQKSLLEAIYCLLFVAYCIAIAAQPQGFFQEGTQGVQAAIFVASAFVLIITTYNIVATKMIPTGKDIFKALVTKMSRLTLRTHDKELHAPHLGYSKYADAEVLGHACSVLATFAVTATVSDRAVLSVLVLPWVVVAGGVLQLLCGSVAFSRGKTFESTVFTLYGVMWTVWGLTRYGGLYGEVRGFNVAVGIIAFLMFNALVTAAALFVNIAWFVYALTFQLIIISFLLDALDALPFGYDIGVTIIFGIVSFYCFGAHIFNSTFQSPQIPLGRPLIRLSGVGGGAHVCPHLPARKATSVQQIADIMKNGGICGMPTDTVYVLVAACNRPDAVVKAYKVKKQAQDRPMSMWLSSIKQLDPVRHLLSPLLLDFMEAAWPSSISMVIPRGPWMDTFGLGDAAKHIGTPQSIAIRNPDCSVATHLIDLVGPVAVTSANPTGEADTTHHNQVYAKLGKKVDGVLCDGPSPENIASTVVDCTKIDTGHIGFFRVGLIPKSKVLQIFNEVQKRHTEGQTNPAFEADQPETETETSSAEDSRV from the exons ATGGCGCCGTTGCATGTGTCTGTGGGTATACTGGGCATCTCTGGCG GTTCCCTGCTACTTTTGGTCAACAACTATGGTAGCACTCCCCAAAAAGACCTCATCCCCCCAACTGCCCTGGGGGTGCTGCTCCTCATCATGGCTGCCATCGTAGCTTATGCAG GTGTGTGTCGGAGCTTGTCCAGTTCACGGCTCTTCTCCTCCCTGTGTCTGACAGTCTCAGCCCTGTGGTGTGGCTCCAGTCTGGTCTACATCCTGACAGGGCAGGGGGTGCTTGAGCGTGAAGATCTTAGATCCTCATTAGTCCCTGGCTTGGCTGCGTTTGCCTTGGCTCTGTTTTTCATAGGTAGCATAGCGCTCCTCGTCAGAAAGGCGGTTCTCTTCATCATCGCCATCAACATCAGCTTAGCGTGCGGGCATCAAATTGCCGGCTTGTCTGCTGAAGGTTTCGGCCAGTCTGCCACGGCTGCGAATTACCTTCTCGTCAGTCTAGTGGGTGGATACTTTGGTGCGGGGCGTTTGTTGTCCACAATCACGCACGGCAAAGTGGAGTTCCCAGGCAccggaaagacaaaaaacagtGACAAGCTGGAGACACGCTGTAAATGTGCTGACGCAGCGTCAGTGGGTGTGGTGATGAACTTGTTAGCGGCGTCAGTGTTAGCGTGTCCTCTGTTGGGTGTGGTTCCTCGGCTCTTTGTCGGTCACGTCCCCTGGCTGTGGACAGCCGGTGTGTTCCAGATTGGCTTGTGTGTCCTCTTCTACCGAGCCATGGATCCGCTCTCCGCTACCTTTTATGGCTTCACGGCGGTCCTGAGATTTGCAGAGGGCTACAGCGCCCTACTATCCTTTTATTCAATACAGCCATTCTCACCAATTCCCTTCCCGGCCGTCTTCTCCATACTGTTCTTCATCCTGGCTATATTCAGCTTTCAAAAAAGCTTACTGGAGGCAATatactgtttattatttgttgctTACTGTATAGCCATTGCTGCTCAGCCTCAAGGTTTCTTCCAGGAAGGCACGCAAGGTGTACAAGCTGCTATATTTGTCGCTTCTGCATTTGTGCTTATAataacaacatacaacatagtAGCAACCAAAATGATCCCTACAGGGAAGGACATTTTTAAAGCTCTAGTAACCAAGATGAGCAGGCTCACTCTTCGCACCCATGATAAGGAGCTTCACGCACCTCATCTGGGGTACTCCAAATATGCCGATGCAGAGGTGTTAGGTCACGCCTGTAGTGTCCTGGCGACTTTTGCTGTCACGGCTACAGTAAGTGACAGGGCGGTGTTGTCCGTGTTGGTGCTCCCATGGGTGGTGGTCGCTGGTGGGGTTCTCCAGCTGCTCTGCGGCTCAGTCGCTTTCTCCAGAGGAAAAACCTTTGAGAGTACAGTTTTCACCCTCTACGGGGTGATGTGGACCGTGTGGGGCTTGACACGATATGGCGGGCTGTACGGCGAAGTGAGAGGGTTTAACGTAGCCGTGGGGATCATCGCCTTCCTGATGTTTAACGCCTTGGTGACGGCCGCGGCTCTGTTTGTGAACATCGCCTGGTTTGTGTATGCACTCACCTTCCAACTCATCATTATCAGCTTCCTGCTGGATGCGCTGGACGCGCTGCCTTTTGGTTATGATATAGGAGTCACCATCATCTTTGGCATTGTtagcttttattgttttggggCTCACATTTTCAACAGCACCTTCCAGTCCCCTCAGATTCCCTTGGGGAGACCTTTGATAAGGCTGAGCGGGGTCGGCGGTGGCGCACATGTCTGTCCGCATCTGCCAGCCCGAAAGGCGACATCAGTTCAGCAGATAGCAG ATATCATGAAAAATGGCGGCATATGTGGCATGCCGACTGACACTGTCTATGTGCTGGTGGCAGCTTGTAACAGGCCTGATGCTGTTGTCAAGGCGTACAA GGTGAAGAAGCAGGCACAGGACCGTCCCATGTCCATGTGGCTGTCCTCCATCAAGCAGCTTGACCCGGTCAGACACCTGCTGAGCCCCCTGCTGCTGGACTTTATGGAGGCCGCGTGGCCGTCATCCATCAGTATGGTTATACCTCGAG GCCCATGGATGGACACCTTTGGTTTAGGAGACGCTGCCAAACACATAGGGACCCCCCAAAGCATCGCTATCAGGAACCCAGACTGTTCGGTGGCCACCCACCTCATTGATCTA gtgggGCCCGTGGCTGTGACCTCAGCCAACCCAACAGGAGAAGCAGACACTACTCATCATAACCAAGTTTATGCCAAGTTGGGTAAAAAG GTGGATGGTGTTTTATGTGATGGACCCTCTCCAGAGAACATTGCATCCACTGTGGTAGATTGCACTAAGATTGATACAGGACACATTGGCTTCTTCAGAGTGGGTCTGATCCCGAAATCGAAG GTTCTTCAGATTTTCAATGAGGTTCAGAAGCGACACACAGAGGGGCAGACCAACCCAGCTTTTGAAGCTGATCAGCCAGAAACGGAAACAGAGACATCTTCAGCTGAGGACAGCAGAGTCTGA
- the zgc:174917 gene encoding L-threonyl-[L-threonyl-carrier protein] 4-chlorinase: MTTSNGQLQETYKQQGFLSGLPVLTETELREATLAFSQLEKEFGENYTAYSLHNIHRQYPWVMDLTKHPRILQVVQAIVGPDVILLDSRFICKYPTPERSSTHGHEDEELPYVAWHQDMRYWGIAGGPVLSVWLAFDDSVKENGALRVIPGSHCSGLLPHHQAIRPGNMLTVNQEIPEELLQTEEAVLCPLLAGQMSIHDGLLVHASDANTSQKRRCGFVIRYVPTYAYPTEDPDRPRKFHATQLVSGTDQFKHFSNQTQ; encoded by the exons ATGACTACATCCAACGGGCAGCTCCAGGAAACCTACAAGCAGCAGGGCTTCCTCTCAGGCTTACCTGTGCTGACTGAGACCGAGCTGAGGGAGGCCACGCTCGCATTTTCCCAACTGGAGAAagaatttg GTGAGAACTACACCGCGTACAGCCTCCATAATATTCACCGTCAGTATCCTTGGGTAATGGACCTGACCAAACACCCCCGGATCTTGCAAGTGGTGCAAGCCATTGTAGGCCCTGATGTCATCCTGCTGGATTCCCGCTTTATTTGCAAATATCCAACACCTGAACGCAGCAGCACTCACGGCCatgaggatgaggagctgcCATATGTGGCCTGGCATCAAGATATGAG GTATTGGGGTATCGCTGGTGGGCCCGTTCTGTCTGTGTGGCTCGCTTTTGATGACTCGGTGAAAGAGAATGGAGCACTTCGGGTTATACCAG GAAGCCACTGTTCTGGCTTGTTGCCCCATCACCAAGCCATACGGCCTGGAAACATGCTGACAGTCAACCAGGAGATCCCAGAGGAGCTGCTTCAAACTGAGGAGGCTGTGCTCTGCCCTCTCTTGGCTGGACAGATGTCT ATCCACGACGGGCTGCTGGTGCACGCCAGTGATGCCAACACATCCCAGAAGAGGCGTTGCGGCTTTGTGATTCGTTACGTTCCCACCTATGCTTACCCCACCGAG GATCCTGACCGTCCCAGGAAATTCCATGCGACACAGTTGGTTAGCGGGACAGACCAATTCAAGCACTTCTCAAACCAAACAcaataa
- the si:ch211-153b23.4 gene encoding uncharacterized protein si:ch211-153b23.4 isoform X1, translating to MLIICYNISFIIITHLRRNKAQGSWSVFSQLHSAMAPLHVSVGILGISGGSLLLLVNNYGSTPQKDLIPPTALGVLLLIMAAIVAYAGVCRSLSSSRLFSSLCLTVSALWCGSSLVYILTGQGVLEREDLRSSLVPGLAAFALALFFIGSIALLVRKAVLFIIAINISLACGHQIAGLSAEGFGQSATAANYLLVSLVGGYFGAGRLLSTITHGKVEFPGTGKTKNSDKLETRCKCADAASVGVVMNLLAASVLACPLLGVVPRLFVGHVPWLWTAGVFQIGLCVLFYRAMDPLSATFYGFTAVLRFAEGYSALLSFYSIQPFSPIPFPAVFSILFFILAIFSFQKSLLEAIYCLLFVAYCIAIAAQPQGFFQEGTQGVQAAIFVASAFVLIITTYNIVATKMIPTGKDIFKALVTKMSRLTLRTHDKELHAPHLGYSKYADAEVLGHACSVLATFAVTATVSDRAVLSVLVLPWVVVAGGVLQLLCGSVAFSRGKTFESTVFTLYGVMWTVWGLTRYGGLYGEVRGFNVAVGIIAFLMFNALVTAAALFVNIAWFVYALTFQLIIISFLLDALDALPFGYDIGVTIIFGIVSFYCFGAHIFNSTFQSPQIPLGRPLIRLSGVGGGAHVCPHLPARKATSVQQIADIMKNGGICGMPTDTVYVLVAACNRPDAVVKAYKVKKQAQDRPMSMWLSSIKQLDPVRHLLSPLLLDFMEAAWPSSISMVIPRGPWMDTFGLGDAAKHIGTPQSIAIRNPDCSVATHLIDLVGPVAVTSANPTGEADTTHHNQVYAKLGKKVDGVLCDGPSPENIASTVVDCTKIDTGHIGFFRVGLIPKSKVLQIFNEVQKRHTEGQTNPAFEADQPETETETSSAEDSRV from the exons ATGTTaattatatgttataatatcTCTTTTATAATAATCACTCACTTG CGGCGGAATAAAGCGCAGGGATCCTGGAGCGTtttttcacagcttcactctgcCATGGCGCCGTTGCATGTGTCTGTGGGTATACTGGGCATCTCTGGCG GTTCCCTGCTACTTTTGGTCAACAACTATGGTAGCACTCCCCAAAAAGACCTCATCCCCCCAACTGCCCTGGGGGTGCTGCTCCTCATCATGGCTGCCATCGTAGCTTATGCAG GTGTGTGTCGGAGCTTGTCCAGTTCACGGCTCTTCTCCTCCCTGTGTCTGACAGTCTCAGCCCTGTGGTGTGGCTCCAGTCTGGTCTACATCCTGACAGGGCAGGGGGTGCTTGAGCGTGAAGATCTTAGATCCTCATTAGTCCCTGGCTTGGCTGCGTTTGCCTTGGCTCTGTTTTTCATAGGTAGCATAGCGCTCCTCGTCAGAAAGGCGGTTCTCTTCATCATCGCCATCAACATCAGCTTAGCGTGCGGGCATCAAATTGCCGGCTTGTCTGCTGAAGGTTTCGGCCAGTCTGCCACGGCTGCGAATTACCTTCTCGTCAGTCTAGTGGGTGGATACTTTGGTGCGGGGCGTTTGTTGTCCACAATCACGCACGGCAAAGTGGAGTTCCCAGGCAccggaaagacaaaaaacagtGACAAGCTGGAGACACGCTGTAAATGTGCTGACGCAGCGTCAGTGGGTGTGGTGATGAACTTGTTAGCGGCGTCAGTGTTAGCGTGTCCTCTGTTGGGTGTGGTTCCTCGGCTCTTTGTCGGTCACGTCCCCTGGCTGTGGACAGCCGGTGTGTTCCAGATTGGCTTGTGTGTCCTCTTCTACCGAGCCATGGATCCGCTCTCCGCTACCTTTTATGGCTTCACGGCGGTCCTGAGATTTGCAGAGGGCTACAGCGCCCTACTATCCTTTTATTCAATACAGCCATTCTCACCAATTCCCTTCCCGGCCGTCTTCTCCATACTGTTCTTCATCCTGGCTATATTCAGCTTTCAAAAAAGCTTACTGGAGGCAATatactgtttattatttgttgctTACTGTATAGCCATTGCTGCTCAGCCTCAAGGTTTCTTCCAGGAAGGCACGCAAGGTGTACAAGCTGCTATATTTGTCGCTTCTGCATTTGTGCTTATAataacaacatacaacatagtAGCAACCAAAATGATCCCTACAGGGAAGGACATTTTTAAAGCTCTAGTAACCAAGATGAGCAGGCTCACTCTTCGCACCCATGATAAGGAGCTTCACGCACCTCATCTGGGGTACTCCAAATATGCCGATGCAGAGGTGTTAGGTCACGCCTGTAGTGTCCTGGCGACTTTTGCTGTCACGGCTACAGTAAGTGACAGGGCGGTGTTGTCCGTGTTGGTGCTCCCATGGGTGGTGGTCGCTGGTGGGGTTCTCCAGCTGCTCTGCGGCTCAGTCGCTTTCTCCAGAGGAAAAACCTTTGAGAGTACAGTTTTCACCCTCTACGGGGTGATGTGGACCGTGTGGGGCTTGACACGATATGGCGGGCTGTACGGCGAAGTGAGAGGGTTTAACGTAGCCGTGGGGATCATCGCCTTCCTGATGTTTAACGCCTTGGTGACGGCCGCGGCTCTGTTTGTGAACATCGCCTGGTTTGTGTATGCACTCACCTTCCAACTCATCATTATCAGCTTCCTGCTGGATGCGCTGGACGCGCTGCCTTTTGGTTATGATATAGGAGTCACCATCATCTTTGGCATTGTtagcttttattgttttggggCTCACATTTTCAACAGCACCTTCCAGTCCCCTCAGATTCCCTTGGGGAGACCTTTGATAAGGCTGAGCGGGGTCGGCGGTGGCGCACATGTCTGTCCGCATCTGCCAGCCCGAAAGGCGACATCAGTTCAGCAGATAGCAG ATATCATGAAAAATGGCGGCATATGTGGCATGCCGACTGACACTGTCTATGTGCTGGTGGCAGCTTGTAACAGGCCTGATGCTGTTGTCAAGGCGTACAA GGTGAAGAAGCAGGCACAGGACCGTCCCATGTCCATGTGGCTGTCCTCCATCAAGCAGCTTGACCCGGTCAGACACCTGCTGAGCCCCCTGCTGCTGGACTTTATGGAGGCCGCGTGGCCGTCATCCATCAGTATGGTTATACCTCGAG GCCCATGGATGGACACCTTTGGTTTAGGAGACGCTGCCAAACACATAGGGACCCCCCAAAGCATCGCTATCAGGAACCCAGACTGTTCGGTGGCCACCCACCTCATTGATCTA gtgggGCCCGTGGCTGTGACCTCAGCCAACCCAACAGGAGAAGCAGACACTACTCATCATAACCAAGTTTATGCCAAGTTGGGTAAAAAG GTGGATGGTGTTTTATGTGATGGACCCTCTCCAGAGAACATTGCATCCACTGTGGTAGATTGCACTAAGATTGATACAGGACACATTGGCTTCTTCAGAGTGGGTCTGATCCCGAAATCGAAG GTTCTTCAGATTTTCAATGAGGTTCAGAAGCGACACACAGAGGGGCAGACCAACCCAGCTTTTGAAGCTGATCAGCCAGAAACGGAAACAGAGACATCTTCAGCTGAGGACAGCAGAGTCTGA